A genome region from Jeongeupia sp. HS-3 includes the following:
- the purH gene encoding bifunctional phosphoribosylaminoimidazolecarboxamide formyltransferase/IMP cyclohydrolase, producing MSKIQRALISVSDKTGVLDFAKALAAQGVEILSTGGTAKLFADNGVPVIEVADYTGFPEMLDGRVKTLHPKIHGGILGRRDLESHTAKMAEYEIGNIDLVCVNLYPFEATIAKPDCTFEDAIENIDIGGPAMVRSAAKNHAHVAIVTDAEDYSSLIAEMHANGGALTLATRKNLAKKAFSHTAAYDGAISNYLTALNDDGETATYPKRLNLQFVKVQDMRYGENPHQSAAFFRDLHPAPGTLASYKQYQGKELSYNNIADADAAWEAVKQFEEPACVIVKHANPCGVAVATDPYAAYRLAFATDTTSAFGGIIAFNKAIDVDTVEAVSKQFMEVLIAPGYTPAALELLAKKVNVRVLEVAIESGENKFDLKRVGGGLLVQTPDTHALKLADLKVVTKKQPTPEQLKDLLFAWNVAKFVKSNAIVFCGKGQTLGIGAGQMSRVDSTKIAAIKARSAGLELRGSVAASDAFFPFRDGVDVIAENGVAAIIQPGGSVRDDEVIAAADEHGIAMVVTGIRHFRH from the coding sequence ATGAGCAAGATTCAGCGCGCGCTGATCAGCGTGTCGGACAAGACCGGCGTTCTCGACTTTGCCAAGGCGCTTGCCGCGCAGGGTGTCGAGATCCTTTCGACCGGCGGCACCGCCAAGCTGTTCGCCGACAATGGCGTTCCGGTGATCGAAGTCGCCGATTACACCGGCTTCCCGGAAATGCTCGACGGCCGCGTGAAGACGCTGCATCCGAAGATCCACGGCGGCATTCTCGGCCGCCGCGATCTTGAATCGCACACCGCCAAGATGGCCGAGTACGAGATCGGCAACATCGATCTGGTTTGCGTCAATTTGTACCCGTTTGAAGCGACCATCGCCAAGCCCGACTGCACCTTCGAAGATGCGATCGAGAACATCGACATCGGCGGCCCGGCGATGGTGCGCTCGGCAGCGAAAAACCACGCCCATGTGGCGATCGTCACCGACGCCGAAGACTATTCGTCGCTGATCGCCGAAATGCACGCCAATGGCGGCGCGCTGACGCTGGCGACGCGCAAGAATCTGGCCAAGAAGGCCTTCAGTCATACCGCAGCCTACGATGGCGCGATTTCGAACTACCTGACCGCGCTGAACGACGATGGCGAAACGGCCACCTATCCGAAGCGGCTGAACCTGCAGTTCGTCAAGGTGCAGGACATGCGCTACGGCGAAAACCCGCACCAGAGCGCGGCCTTCTTCCGCGATCTGCACCCGGCACCGGGCACGCTTGCCAGCTACAAGCAGTATCAGGGCAAGGAGCTGTCGTACAACAACATCGCCGACGCCGATGCGGCGTGGGAAGCGGTGAAGCAGTTCGAAGAGCCGGCCTGCGTCATCGTCAAGCACGCCAACCCGTGTGGTGTCGCCGTGGCGACCGATCCGTATGCGGCTTACCGCCTTGCATTTGCGACCGACACCACCAGCGCCTTCGGCGGCATCATCGCCTTCAACAAGGCGATCGACGTCGATACCGTTGAAGCGGTATCCAAGCAGTTCATGGAAGTGCTGATCGCCCCGGGCTACACGCCGGCCGCGCTCGAACTGCTGGCCAAGAAGGTCAATGTGCGCGTGCTCGAAGTCGCGATCGAATCGGGTGAAAACAAGTTCGATCTCAAGCGCGTCGGTGGCGGCCTGCTGGTGCAGACGCCGGATACCCATGCGCTCAAACTGGCCGACCTCAAGGTCGTGACCAAGAAACAGCCGACGCCGGAACAACTGAAAGACCTGCTGTTCGCGTGGAATGTGGCCAAATTCGTCAAATCCAACGCCATCGTCTTCTGCGGCAAGGGCCAGACGCTCGGCATCGGTGCCGGCCAGATGAGCCGGGTCGATTCGACCAAGATCGCCGCGATCAAGGCGCGTAGTGCCGGTCTGGAACTGCGTGGCTCGGTCGCTGCAAGCGATGCATTTTTCCCGTTCCGTGATGGCGTCGACGTGATTGCCGAGAATGGCGTCGCGGCCATCATCCAGCCGGGTGGCTCGGTGCGCGACGACGAAGTGATCGCCGCCGCCGACGAGCACGGCATCGCCATGGTGGTGACCGGTATTCGCCATTTCCGTCATTGA
- a CDS encoding amino acid deaminase, translated as MNNENTLLDFEIDAGGKGLGALPARQRAGEIAQLGWQLLAEDLSLPVAVLSQRRIEHNLAWMKAFINRYRVQLAPHGKTTMSPQLFRKQLDHGAWGITLATAPQAQAAYNHGVRRMLMANQLVGRGNMAIIARLQHDPEFTFYGIVDSAENIAQLGRHFLEADQTLKVLVELGVNGGRTGARDEAQEAALLAEIARWPSLQLCGIELYEGVLKDEADIRAFLRRAVARCAAWAAEGRFAAGPVLLSGAGSAWFDIVAEEFCNADIGRPLEVILRPGCYLTHDVGIYKAAETRIQANNPVARDMNRALLPALQLWAYVTSLPEPGLAIIGLGKRDAAFDAGLPVPALHHRPGNAAPTPAPEGWALTAMMDQHAFMAVPIDHGLKVGDMIAFDISHPCLTFDKWRQLPILDDDYRVVELVQTCF; from the coding sequence ATGAACAATGAAAATACTTTGCTTGATTTCGAGATCGATGCCGGGGGCAAAGGCCTTGGCGCGCTACCGGCGAGGCAAAGGGCCGGCGAGATTGCCCAATTGGGCTGGCAACTGCTCGCCGAGGATTTGAGCCTGCCGGTCGCCGTGCTCTCGCAACGCCGAATCGAACACAACCTGGCGTGGATGAAAGCCTTTATCAACCGCTACCGCGTGCAGCTGGCGCCGCACGGCAAAACGACGATGAGTCCGCAGCTGTTCCGCAAGCAACTCGATCACGGCGCCTGGGGGATTACGCTGGCGACCGCACCGCAGGCTCAGGCTGCGTATAACCACGGCGTGCGCCGGATGCTGATGGCCAACCAGCTGGTCGGCCGCGGCAATATGGCGATCATCGCCCGCCTGCAACACGACCCCGAATTCACCTTCTACGGCATTGTTGATTCGGCCGAGAACATCGCCCAGCTCGGGCGCCATTTCCTTGAAGCGGATCAGACGCTGAAGGTCTTGGTTGAACTCGGCGTCAACGGCGGGCGCACCGGCGCGCGCGACGAGGCGCAGGAAGCCGCGCTGCTGGCCGAGATCGCCCGCTGGCCGTCGCTGCAACTATGCGGCATCGAACTCTACGAAGGCGTACTGAAGGACGAGGCCGACATCCGCGCTTTTCTGCGGCGCGCCGTCGCCCGCTGCGCCGCCTGGGCCGCCGAGGGCCGTTTCGCCGCCGGCCCGGTGCTGCTGTCGGGTGCCGGCTCGGCGTGGTTCGACATCGTCGCCGAGGAATTCTGCAACGCCGACATCGGCCGCCCGCTCGAGGTGATCCTGCGCCCCGGCTGTTACCTGACTCACGATGTCGGCATCTACAAGGCGGCCGAGACGCGCATCCAGGCCAACAACCCGGTCGCCCGCGACATGAACCGCGCGCTGCTGCCGGCGCTGCAGTTGTGGGCCTATGTCACCTCGCTGCCCGAACCGGGTCTGGCGATCATCGGCCTGGGCAAGCGCGACGCGGCCTTCGACGCCGGCCTGCCGGTTCCGGCACTGCATCATCGTCCCGGCAACGCCGCGCCGACACCGGCGCCGGAAGGCTGGGCGCTGACCGCGATGATGGACCAGCACGCCTTTATGGCGGTGCCGATCGATCACGGCCTCAAGGTCGGCGACATGATCGCCTTCGATATCTCGCATCCCTGCCTGACTTTCGACAAATGGCGCCAGCTGCCGATTCTTGATGACGACTATCGCGTCGTCGAGCTGGTACAAACCTGCTTTTAG
- a CDS encoding glutathione S-transferase family protein, giving the protein MKLVIGNKNYSSWSLRPWLALKVAGLPFDEVTHDLYRDGALAERLGYGPTGKVPVLLDAGLAIWETPAIAEYLAEIEPSLWPSERAARAVARAVCAEMHAGFTALRTHCPMNLRLRTTAEAHADVAADLVRIEALWADCRSRFGAGGDFLFGAFSHADAFFAPVATRIRSYGLSVSAPAQRYADRLLALPAFLEWEAAAALEPLQR; this is encoded by the coding sequence ATGAAACTGGTGATTGGCAACAAGAACTATTCGTCGTGGTCGCTGCGGCCGTGGCTGGCGCTCAAGGTGGCCGGTTTGCCGTTCGACGAGGTCACGCACGACCTTTACCGCGACGGTGCACTGGCCGAACGTCTGGGCTATGGTCCGACCGGTAAGGTGCCGGTGCTGCTTGATGCTGGGCTGGCCATCTGGGAAACGCCGGCGATTGCCGAATACCTGGCCGAAATCGAACCGTCCTTGTGGCCGAGCGAGCGCGCCGCGCGCGCCGTTGCCCGTGCCGTGTGCGCCGAGATGCACGCCGGCTTCACTGCGCTGCGCACGCACTGCCCGATGAATCTGCGCTTGCGTACCACAGCCGAGGCGCACGCCGATGTCGCCGCCGATCTGGTGCGCATCGAGGCGCTATGGGCCGATTGCCGGTCGCGTTTTGGCGCTGGCGGCGACTTTCTTTTTGGCGCCTTCAGTCATGCCGATGCCTTTTTTGCGCCAGTCGCGACGCGGATTCGCAGCTATGGGCTGAGCGTGTCCGCACCGGCACAACGCTACGCAGATCGCTTGCTGGCCTTGCCCGCTTTTCTGGAATGGGAAGCCGCAGCGGCGCTTGAGCCCCTGCAACGCTGA
- a CDS encoding EAL domain-containing protein — translation MPVTSQDADNGRSFGLIRRMLIALSISVVLFALAAVSWSIWRSYQETLGNAEQQMLTLARTMDEHVGRTMDASLNTMFAIQQNEIFQLCVETADSACMHAYLQRQLGQTPQMATFAVARADGTLAASTLQYPTPAHNLGSTQYFKVARSQPSSPFYIAEQQLDPTGDRSVIPIVMALNNRRGEFVGVLFAGIDPGYFRQFYRSISSRAGLAIEMFRDDGISLVHYPENAFDVGHDLSHRTFFDNDFGGAQSGTFIERSARDRVTRIYGWRHVGGWPLGVMVGVDRQQVLASWRHDSLVNGGVTASVLALAALLAVYVLRQLRRLESTEDALYLTRVAVERGADMAIWLDPDGIIRYVNATACHRLGYGEHELLGMRLKDVNPTFDPETWGPFWERLREQKHLFEEFVLKTRSGDAFPIESYSNYIVFKGQEYNCAVVRDISERRLAEEAIVKSEQQLRLALDASNTGLFDMPLDIRRDAITSPEYDRLLGFTPGELVETFEKWKEQMYPGDRDVALNAFRDCYAGTAPQFVIEYRRKLKTGEYRWFLSRGKFVEFDGRGKPARLIGTVTDITERKVAQDRIIELANFDTVTGLANRNLLRDELRLAVASAERHSRQLALLFLDLDRFKTINDSLGHTAGDQVLMQVAERLKRIAGKGDILARLGGDEFVIVLTEIDNAIHPGLVAEQILASFADPFVLEAGGFATTTSIGISVYPDDGPDSDTLIRSADVAMYQAKSAGRNNYQYFTADMNARVSERLVLETSMSQALNDNEFELYYQPQVCLRDGRITGAEALIRWRHPEHGLISPAKFIPIAEESRMIVPIGNWVLREACRRAATWTRENGEPMSIAVNLSPLQLHQSNLLEIIADALADAELPPQCLELEVTESVVMQEVEHVMTMLSGIKRLGVKLSVDDFGTGYSSLSYLKRFAFDKLKVDQSFVRDLTTDPNDAAIVLAIIGLGKTLGMSVLAEGVETPEQLDFLRRAGTDAIQGYLFSKPLPAGEFEALLQASPRLMLSRAGGEVVNQA, via the coding sequence GTGCCGGTCACTTCACAGGACGCCGATAACGGCCGCTCTTTCGGCCTGATCCGCCGGATGCTGATCGCGTTGTCGATCAGCGTGGTGCTATTTGCACTGGCGGCGGTGAGCTGGTCGATCTGGCGCAGCTACCAGGAGACGCTGGGCAACGCCGAGCAGCAGATGCTCACGCTGGCGCGCACCATGGACGAGCACGTTGGCCGCACCATGGACGCCAGCCTGAACACCATGTTCGCGATCCAGCAGAACGAGATTTTCCAGCTTTGCGTCGAAACCGCTGATTCGGCCTGCATGCACGCCTATTTGCAGCGTCAGCTCGGCCAGACGCCGCAGATGGCGACGTTTGCCGTAGCACGTGCCGATGGCACGCTGGCCGCGAGCACGCTGCAATATCCGACGCCGGCACACAATCTTGGCAGTACACAGTATTTCAAGGTGGCGCGATCGCAGCCCTCGTCGCCTTTCTACATAGCCGAGCAACAGCTTGATCCAACCGGCGATCGTTCGGTGATTCCCATCGTCATGGCATTGAACAACCGCCGTGGCGAGTTCGTCGGCGTGCTGTTTGCCGGCATCGATCCGGGCTATTTCCGCCAGTTCTACCGCAGCATTTCCTCACGCGCCGGCCTCGCGATCGAAATGTTCCGCGACGACGGCATTTCGCTGGTGCACTACCCGGAGAACGCCTTCGACGTCGGCCACGACCTGTCGCACCGGACTTTTTTCGACAATGATTTCGGTGGCGCGCAAAGCGGCACCTTTATCGAGCGCAGCGCCCGGGATCGTGTCACCCGCATTTATGGCTGGCGTCACGTCGGCGGCTGGCCGCTGGGTGTGATGGTCGGCGTCGACCGGCAGCAGGTGCTGGCGTCGTGGCGTCATGACAGTCTGGTCAACGGCGGTGTCACCGCCAGCGTGCTGGCGCTGGCTGCCTTGCTGGCCGTTTACGTGTTGCGGCAGTTGCGCCGGCTGGAAAGCACCGAGGATGCACTCTATCTGACCCGCGTCGCGGTCGAGCGCGGCGCCGACATGGCGATCTGGCTCGACCCCGATGGCATCATCCGCTACGTCAACGCCACCGCCTGTCACCGCCTTGGCTACGGTGAACACGAATTGCTTGGCATGCGCTTGAAGGACGTCAATCCCACTTTCGATCCCGAGACCTGGGGGCCGTTCTGGGAGCGTTTGCGCGAGCAAAAGCATCTGTTTGAAGAGTTCGTGCTGAAAACCCGCAGCGGCGACGCGTTCCCGATCGAGTCGTACTCGAACTACATCGTCTTCAAGGGGCAGGAATACAACTGCGCCGTGGTGCGGGATATTTCCGAACGCCGCCTGGCCGAGGAGGCCATCGTCAAGAGCGAGCAGCAGCTGCGCTTGGCGCTGGATGCCTCCAATACCGGCCTGTTCGACATGCCGCTGGATATCCGCCGCGATGCGATTACCAGTCCCGAGTACGACCGATTGCTGGGTTTTACGCCGGGCGAGCTGGTCGAAACGTTCGAGAAGTGGAAAGAGCAGATGTATCCGGGGGATCGCGATGTGGCGCTCAATGCGTTTCGCGATTGTTATGCCGGCACCGCACCGCAGTTCGTCATCGAGTACCGGCGCAAACTCAAGACCGGCGAATATCGCTGGTTCCTGTCGCGCGGCAAGTTTGTCGAGTTCGATGGCCGTGGCAAACCGGCGCGGCTGATCGGCACCGTCACCGATATCACCGAACGCAAGGTGGCGCAGGATCGCATCATCGAGCTGGCCAACTTCGATACCGTCACCGGCCTGGCGAACCGCAACCTCTTGCGCGACGAATTGCGCCTGGCCGTTGCCAGTGCCGAGCGTCACTCGCGGCAGCTGGCGCTGCTGTTCCTTGATCTTGATCGCTTCAAGACCATCAACGATTCGCTTGGCCATACCGCGGGCGACCAGGTACTGATGCAGGTGGCCGAGCGGCTCAAGCGTATCGCCGGCAAGGGCGACATCCTCGCGCGGCTGGGCGGCGACGAGTTCGTGATCGTGCTGACCGAGATCGACAACGCGATTCATCCGGGCTTGGTCGCTGAACAGATTCTGGCCTCCTTCGCCGACCCCTTCGTGCTTGAGGCCGGCGGCTTCGCGACGACGACGTCGATCGGCATCAGCGTCTATCCGGACGACGGCCCTGATTCGGACACGCTGATTCGTAGCGCCGACGTGGCGATGTATCAGGCCAAGAGCGCCGGCCGCAACAACTATCAGTATTTCACCGCCGACATGAACGCGCGGGTGTCCGAGCGCCTGGTGCTGGAAACCAGCATGAGCCAGGCGCTGAACGACAACGAGTTCGAGCTCTACTACCAGCCGCAGGTCTGCCTCAGGGATGGCCGCATTACCGGTGCCGAGGCGCTGATCCGCTGGCGCCACCCGGAGCACGGGCTGATCTCGCCGGCCAAGTTCATCCCGATTGCCGAGGAAAGCCGGATGATCGTGCCGATCGGCAACTGGGTGCTGCGCGAAGCCTGCCGCCGCGCGGCGACCTGGACGCGCGAGAACGGCGAGCCGATGAGCATCGCGGTCAACCTCTCGCCGCTGCAACTGCATCAATCCAATCTGCTCGAGATCATCGCCGACGCGCTGGCCGATGCCGAACTGCCGCCGCAATGCCTCGAACTCGAAGTGACCGAATCGGTGGTGATGCAGGAAGTCGAGCATGTGATGACGATGCTGTCGGGCATCAAGCGCCTGGGCGTCAAGCTGTCGGTCGATGATTTTGGTACCGGTTATTCGAGCCTGTCGTACCTGAAGCGCTTTGCCTTCGACAAGCTCAAGGTCGACCAGAGCTTTGTGCGTGATCTGACCACCGACCCCAACGATGCGGCCATCGTGCTGGCGATCATCGGCCTGGGTAAAACCCTGGGCATGAGCGTGTTGGCGGAAGGCGTTGAAACGCCGGAGCAACTGGATTTTCTGCGTCGCGCCGGTACCGATGCGATTCAGGGTTATCTGTTCAGCAAACCGTTGCCGGCTGGCGAATTCGAAGCGCTGTTGCAGGCATCGCCGCGGCTGATGTTGTCGCGCGCTGGCGGCGAAGTAGTCAATCAGGCTTAG
- the dusB gene encoding tRNA dihydrouridine synthase DusB, protein MHIGPYTLANNLIVAPMAGVTDRPFRMLCKRFGAGHAVSEMITADQSLRLTTKTLKRADFEGELAPISVQIAGSDPEQLALAARYQVENGAQIVDINMGCPAKKVCNKLAGSALLKDEDLVGRILDAVVAAVDVPVTLKTRLGFCNGEENILRVARRAEEAGIAALAIHGRTREDMYNGAARYALIREVKHSIAIPVIANGDIDSPYKAKEVLDATGADAIMVGRAAQGRPWLFREIGHYLASGELLPPPKVIEIRDVLLEHLDALYSFYGEYSGCRIARKHIAWYTKGLAGGNAFRQHMYQQESTHEQKNATQAFFDGLLAGGERLVYIATEQE, encoded by the coding sequence ATGCATATCGGTCCTTACACCCTTGCGAACAATCTGATCGTAGCGCCGATGGCTGGCGTCACCGATCGGCCGTTTCGCATGCTGTGCAAGCGCTTTGGTGCAGGCCACGCGGTGTCGGAGATGATCACTGCCGATCAGAGTCTGCGGCTGACCACGAAGACGCTCAAGCGGGCCGATTTCGAGGGTGAGTTGGCGCCGATCTCGGTGCAGATCGCCGGCTCCGATCCCGAACAGCTGGCGCTGGCCGCCCGCTATCAGGTGGAGAACGGCGCGCAGATCGTCGACATCAATATGGGTTGCCCGGCCAAGAAGGTGTGCAACAAGCTCGCCGGCTCGGCCTTGCTCAAGGACGAAGACCTCGTCGGCCGGATCCTCGATGCGGTGGTCGCCGCGGTCGATGTGCCGGTGACGCTGAAAACCCGGCTGGGTTTTTGCAATGGCGAGGAAAACATCCTGCGCGTGGCACGCCGCGCCGAAGAGGCCGGCATCGCTGCGCTGGCGATCCACGGCCGCACGCGTGAGGACATGTATAACGGCGCCGCCCGGTATGCGCTGATCCGCGAAGTAAAACACAGCATCGCCATTCCGGTGATCGCCAATGGCGACATCGACAGCCCGTACAAGGCGAAAGAAGTGCTCGATGCCACCGGCGCCGACGCGATCATGGTCGGCCGCGCCGCGCAGGGCAGGCCGTGGCTGTTTCGCGAGATCGGCCATTATCTGGCCAGCGGCGAGCTGTTGCCGCCGCCGAAGGTGATCGAAATCCGCGACGTGCTGCTCGAGCATCTTGATGCGCTGTATTCGTTTTACGGCGAGTACTCGGGCTGTCGGATCGCGAGAAAGCATATCGCCTGGTACACCAAGGGACTCGCTGGCGGCAACGCATTCCGCCAGCACATGTACCAGCAAGAAAGTACACACGAACAAAAAAACGCGACCCAGGCGTTCTTCGATGGCCTTTTGGCCGGCGGCGAGCGCTTGGTCTACATCGCGACCGAACAAGAGTAG
- the purD gene encoding phosphoribosylamine--glycine ligase, producing the protein MNILVIGNGGREHALAWKIAQSPRVGKVFVAPGNAGTALEPNLTNVPVTDIPVLIEFAKRENVAFTVVGPEAPLSQGIVDAFRAEGLKIFGPTKAGAQLEWSKDFAKAFMKRHGIPTADYETFSDAVKAHAYIDAKGAPIVIKADGLAAGKGVVVAMTLDEAHAAIDMMLEGNKFGDAGARVVIEEFLTGEEASFIVMVDGKNVLPMASSQDHKRLLDNDEGPNTGGMGAYSPAPVVTPEIHAKAMREVILPTVAGMARDGVQYSGFLYAGLMVGDDGSVKVVEFNCRFGDPETQPIMLRLKSDLVTLLEHGIDGTLDQVEAEWDRRVALGIVMAAANYPETPRTGDVITGLPGELEDGHVFIAGAKLDDQGRPVTSGGRVLCVTAFGEGFKLAHKRAYEILEGVHFDGAQFRRDIGWRAIARK; encoded by the coding sequence ATGAATATTCTTGTTATCGGCAACGGCGGTCGCGAACACGCGCTGGCATGGAAAATTGCCCAGTCGCCGCGCGTCGGCAAGGTTTTTGTCGCGCCGGGCAACGCCGGTACGGCACTGGAACCGAACCTGACCAATGTACCGGTCACCGATATCCCGGTGCTGATCGAATTCGCCAAGCGCGAAAACGTCGCGTTCACCGTGGTCGGCCCGGAAGCGCCGCTGTCGCAGGGCATCGTCGATGCGTTCCGCGCCGAGGGGCTGAAGATCTTCGGCCCGACCAAGGCCGGCGCGCAGCTCGAATGGTCGAAGGATTTCGCCAAGGCGTTCATGAAGCGCCACGGCATTCCGACCGCCGATTACGAAACCTTCAGCGATGCCGTCAAGGCACACGCCTACATCGACGCGAAAGGCGCACCTATCGTCATCAAGGCCGACGGCCTGGCTGCCGGCAAGGGCGTGGTCGTGGCGATGACGCTGGACGAAGCGCACGCGGCGATCGACATGATGCTCGAGGGCAACAAGTTCGGCGACGCCGGCGCCCGCGTGGTGATCGAGGAGTTCCTGACCGGCGAGGAGGCGAGCTTCATCGTCATGGTCGACGGCAAGAACGTGCTGCCGATGGCCAGCTCGCAGGACCACAAGCGCCTGCTCGACAACGACGAAGGCCCGAATACCGGCGGCATGGGCGCGTACAGCCCGGCACCGGTGGTGACGCCGGAAATCCATGCCAAGGCGATGCGCGAGGTGATCCTGCCGACCGTGGCCGGCATGGCCAGGGATGGCGTGCAGTACAGCGGTTTCCTCTACGCCGGCTTGATGGTCGGCGACGACGGCTCGGTCAAGGTGGTCGAGTTCAACTGCCGCTTCGGCGATCCGGAAACCCAGCCGATCATGCTGCGTTTGAAGAGCGATCTGGTGACGCTGCTCGAACACGGCATCGACGGCACGCTCGATCAGGTCGAGGCCGAATGGGATCGCCGCGTCGCGCTTGGCATCGTCATGGCTGCCGCCAATTACCCGGAAACACCGCGTACCGGTGACGTCATCACTGGCTTGCCGGGTGAACTTGAAGACGGTCATGTCTTCATCGCCGGCGCCAAGCTTGATGATCAAGGCCGTCCGGTCACCAGCGGCGGACGTGTGCTGTGCGTGACCGCATTTGGCGAAGGGTTCAAGCTGGCGCACAAACGTGCTTACGAGATCCTCGAAGGCGTGCATTTCGACGGCGCGCAGTTCCGCCGCGATATCGGCTGGCGCGCGATCGCGCGCAAGTAA
- a CDS encoding alpha/beta fold hydrolase, whose protein sequence is MAYRRWARMTLLLCLLAALGACSLARRVARLEQNRNEIERNGVIAGVVRLDDVPVPEATIALLRLDQDKLRLVARNPAGEGGHFAFLVPQQGRYVLLAYHDRNGNGLPDADEAAATTGLPRGIPMGPADEVNQRFALDRHSPPLTSEVRKRLLLTEEAVATRPLQIFAGRTATLDDARFRQDFGSKGLWAPLDFVSEMGMGVYFLEPYRADRIPVLFVHGVGGYPQEWRKIIASLDHERFQPWVYHYPSGMRLTASGDALGDLLMTLQQEHGYRRLIVVAHSVGGLVSRQAIQHLARRNPQQAVMLFVTLSTPWGGNVMAQLGAERAPVPIPSWQDLAPESDFLRGLFGAALPDTVPHQLFFGYRGGSMLIQGNSDGTIALSSQLALPAQQGAVRVVGFDETHSSILTSLAVADELNRVLEHAIATDRLAGKR, encoded by the coding sequence ATGGCTTATCGTCGCTGGGCGCGGATGACCTTGCTGCTGTGCCTGCTTGCCGCGCTGGGTGCGTGCAGTCTGGCCCGACGCGTGGCGCGGCTGGAACAAAACCGCAACGAGATCGAACGCAACGGTGTGATCGCCGGGGTGGTACGGCTCGATGACGTGCCGGTGCCAGAGGCCACGATTGCCCTGTTACGGCTCGATCAGGACAAGCTGCGTCTCGTTGCCCGTAACCCTGCCGGCGAAGGTGGCCATTTTGCCTTTCTGGTACCCCAGCAGGGCCGCTATGTGCTGTTGGCTTATCACGATCGTAACGGCAACGGATTGCCGGATGCCGACGAGGCCGCGGCGACCACGGGCTTGCCCAGGGGGATTCCAATGGGGCCCGCCGATGAAGTCAATCAGCGCTTTGCCCTTGACCGGCATTCGCCACCCCTGACGAGCGAAGTTCGCAAGCGCTTGCTGCTGACGGAAGAGGCGGTCGCAACCAGGCCGTTGCAGATTTTTGCCGGCCGTACCGCCACGCTGGATGACGCCCGCTTCCGTCAGGATTTTGGTAGCAAGGGCTTGTGGGCACCGCTGGATTTCGTCTCGGAAATGGGCATGGGTGTCTATTTTCTTGAACCCTATCGCGCCGATCGCATCCCGGTGTTGTTTGTTCATGGCGTCGGCGGTTATCCGCAAGAATGGCGGAAGATCATTGCCAGCCTCGATCATGAGCGCTTTCAGCCTTGGGTCTACCACTATCCGAGCGGCATGCGGCTCACGGCCAGTGGTGATGCCTTGGGTGATCTGCTGATGACACTGCAGCAAGAGCACGGTTATCGCCGGCTGATTGTCGTTGCACACAGCGTGGGCGGGCTGGTGTCGCGGCAGGCGATTCAGCACCTTGCGCGGCGCAATCCGCAGCAGGCGGTCATGTTGTTCGTCACCCTGTCAACGCCGTGGGGAGGCAACGTGATGGCGCAGCTTGGCGCCGAGCGTGCGCCGGTACCGATCCCGTCATGGCAGGATCTGGCGCCGGAAAGCGACTTCCTGCGGGGCCTGTTCGGCGCTGCCTTGCCAGATACCGTGCCGCACCAGCTGTTCTTCGGCTATCGCGGCGGCAGTATGCTGATTCAAGGCAATAGCGACGGTACGATTGCGCTATCGAGCCAGCTTGCATTGCCAGCGCAGCAGGGCGCGGTACGGGTGGTGGGTTTCGATGAAACCCACTCCTCGATTCTGACCAGCCTTGCGGTAGCGGATGAGCTCAATCGCGTGCTCGAGCACGCGATTGCCACGGACCGGCTGGCTGGCAAGCGCTGA
- a CDS encoding helix-turn-helix domain-containing protein gives MNREEPSQQDPIAEVIHASLAQYFDDLDGETPCAVYDMVLARVEKPLLLLVLERVGGNQTRAAEVLGINRNTLRKKLQTYDLL, from the coding sequence ATGAACCGGGAAGAACCGAGCCAGCAGGATCCGATTGCCGAAGTAATCCACGCGTCGCTGGCGCAGTATTTTGACGACCTTGATGGCGAGACGCCGTGCGCGGTTTACGACATGGTGCTCGCCCGCGTCGAGAAGCCGCTGCTGCTGCTGGTGCTTGAGCGCGTCGGTGGCAACCAGACCCGTGCGGCCGAGGTGCTCGGTATCAATCGCAATACCCTCAGAAAAAAATTGCAGACCTACGATCTGCTCTGA